A single region of the Pyricularia oryzae 70-15 chromosome 4, whole genome shotgun sequence genome encodes:
- a CDS encoding tropomyosin-1 alpha chain, with amino-acid sequence MAALGALDTPRTNLGDATYLSRQPDLDLSEEVSVPSPSKDANLFQQLRNGGRQSLRTPRGKRTPFGERQNRAAAGGAPEFTPLLKSATRRSVRRHSGKENVAATPAFLNKIDEDMTPLPNMDNSVFGMSRNTSSFIGRTPVPQVDSDSTVETPMIMKTRRNAAKSPLNDKNQLSLREQENVIDRIEKENFGLKLKIHFLEDALRRAGPGFSEAALKENTELKVDSVTMKRELHRYKKHLTSAEKDLEAYRQQILEMQDKFKKRQANEGQRLEIERLQQALEEKDAGLEDLQQKLDQGEKELDRIEKLQDEIGDLEADNRAKDQLIGQHEDEIEDLKLRIQAAEDKAKDSQRRMVELEEKAQASSKLAEAKEAIEDLEADVRRLQNELEEYKDKLQDAVDAKDRAEGDLEELQEEMANKSVVTKGLSRQVEEKIARLQDEVEDARSNLATVNNRYQDKENEVEDLKRKLKESRQERETFERENRSLSAEVDELQGDLRSANDHKSLLQTRHDALTKESASLQRDVSRLQRDTAALEASLEQEKQHALQIERTVREQNRTEINRLRSEISDLQARAREAEEDRQHATQSDRISRDQLKDEVERLKDDISDLQAQIREKDNMYDNDHEKWETEIRNLEAERDRAEERANGLQRTIDKLRATEGALSTKEAKLQHIIDTETERHRKEEAVLSRQVESLQKTLDSRQTMLEDLRIELSSVREQLRQAQVDYQSEVDKVEGLEDELELLQVELEEQSEKASRDLEQAKRECENLRQQLQSAQESAATSVRQSNTVSHEVARHNSEHIQRLKDQLAESTTKFSKTTKEKQLLQEQLAGVNTELYSVRASLAESQAERESLESDLRLAKQSGQDVHVVNQELVDLRTTKTKLDSEVRRLREENKSLAGRLRQVEAELQDAKLHGQDTALLDQERMDLLTAKSKLDGDVRRLGDQNRSLTSRLREVETELRLLKQQDDHTKQLELQRVDIISAKSRLENELRRVKEENVVLTSEKAEIENELVRVSKNQGEDTLDLNFERITLRTAKNKLETELRCLKEKNRQLEESLLELERQLDEENERAAQEEERLTHEILELQAKLRQSTDTQAQTASRRKIRELERRIDNYEARLAITTNIVDVEGNSDLSILRRDITTARQKERDFAEREAAHKSTVRDLKRQISDLERVVHEAEMQRLLASPADARTPSTRKSELAQLRHQLTLAHQVGQDLKQALREAERDADAVKDELQARIGDLEDQAASLEQQLDDARAAAEEAAAASETALVKYRGKVERYRRERDQYAAALEEMQHTDHGSALTARTDVSNEERRDLHGMLRKAQIEADSFEREVREHKALAEELSKAQETLCLKLERVRGERAVYRKEAERMRRDLRAVELSNAELVRAKDEAEGALVANALILASRDAAAIAPPANSENKAAETVKEFEQVAERQEATKNREVQAPAQSSDIDANAVLEKAEKQRERHQRELRGLVTQIEWMQARWERESRFRLDAVSSKQYLQHELKVAKECNKLDLDILGEIVKTIDERQMPSRAMRKQHEIDVSTPMRKLKHALHAVRFTIRLRRSAQAWSIHLQTRQRLQEALDKVQKASRMRKMRDEWRAQVYAKLDADREAAGLPPAIRPKDATITTVLSVEF; translated from the exons ATGGCAGCACTCGGCGCTCTCGACACCCCTCGGACCAATCTGGGGGATGCGACCTACCTAAGTCGCCAGCCAGACCTCGATCTTTCAGAGGAGGTTTCGGTGCCTTCACCCTCAAAAGACGCCAATCTTTTCCAGCAACTTCGAAATGGCggtcggcaaagcctgcggacGCCCCGCGGCAAGCGCACCCCGTTCGGCGAACGACAAAACAGGGCCGCAGCAGGCGGCGCGCCAGAGTTCACGCCTCTGCTCAAGtcggcgacgaggaggagtgTGCGCAGGCATAGTGGCAAAGAGAACGTCGCTGCCACCCCCGCATTCCTCAACAAGATCGACGAGGACATGACCCCCTTGCCCAACATGGACAACAGCGTCTTTGGCATGTCGCGCAACACGTCTTCATTCATTGGCCGCACTCCGGTGCCCCAGGTCGACAGCGACAGCACTGTGGAGACCCCAATGATCATGAAGACGCGTCGCAATGCTGCCAAGAGCCCGTTGAACGACAAGAACCAGCTCTCTCTCCGCGAGCAAGAGAATGTCATAGACCGCATCGAGAAGGAGAATTTCGGGCTCAAGCTCAAGATTCACTTTCTGGAGGACGCGCTACGGAGGGCAGGCCCAGGTTTTAGTGAAGCTGCGCTCAAGGAAAACACGGAACTTAAAGTCGACAGCGTCACCATGAAGCGTGAGCTACATAGATACAAGAAACACCTTACATCAGCCGAGAAGGATCTCGAGGCATATCGACAACAGATCCTTGAGATGCAAGACAAATTCAAGAAGCGCCAAGCAAATGAGGGGCAACGCCTAGAGATAGAGAGGTTGCAGCAGGCGCTGGAGGAGAAGGATGCAGGCCTGGAAGATTTGCAGCAAAAGCTTGACCAGGGAGAGAAGGAATTGGACAGGATAGAAAAGCTCCAAGACGAAATTGGTGACTTGGAAGCCGACAACCGCGCCAAGGATCAACTGATTGGTCAGCAtgaagacgaaatcgaaGACTTGAAACTGCGAATCCAGGCCGCCgaggacaaggccaaggaTTCCCAGCGGCGCATGGTCGAGCTGGAGGAGAAAGCACAAGCAAGCAGCAAACTGGCAGAGGCGAAGGAAGCAATcgaggacctcgaggccGACGTTCGTCGACTTCAGAACGAGCTGGAGGAATACAAGGATAAGCTGCAAGATGCTGTGGATGCCAAGGACCGAGCAGAGGGCGACCTGGAGGAACTCCAGGAGGAAATGGCGAACAAGTCAGTGGTGACCAAGGGACTTTCTCGGCAGGTGGAGGAAAAGATTGCTCGTCTTCAGGATGAAGTCGAGGATGCGCGCAGCAACCTAGCGACAGTCAACAACCGATACCAGGACAAAGAAAACGAGGTCGAGGATCTCAAACGCAAACTAAAAGAATCCCGCCAAGAACGAGAAACTTTTGAACGCGAAAACAGGTCTCTATCTGCAGAAGTCGATGAGCTGCAAGGAGACCTCCGGTCCGCCAACGACCATAAATCGCTTCTGCAGACACGCCACGATGCTTTGACTAAAGAGTCCGCCTCGCTGCAACGGGACGTGTCAAGACTACAGCGGGATACTGCAGCTCTTGAAGCAAGCTTGGAACAGGAGAAGCAGCACGCTCTCCAAATAGAACGAACAGTCCGGGAACAAAACAGGACCGAAATCAATCGACTTCGATCTGAGATATCTGATCTGCAAGCCAGGGCCCGGGAAGCGGAGGAAGACCGCCAACATGCGACGCAGTCTGACCGTATCTCTCGTGATCAGCTGAAAGACGAGGTCGAGCGTCTCAAGGATGACATTTCCGACTTGCAGGCTCAGATCCGGGAAAAGGATAACATGTACGACAACGACCACGAGAAGTGGGAAACCGAGATTCGCAACCTTGAGGCCGAGCGCGACCGGGCAGAAGAGCGAGCCAACGGGCTTCAGCGTACGATCGACAAACTGCGAGCAACTGAGGGTGCTCTGTCtaccaaggaggccaagctCCAGCACATTATCGATACCGAGACCGAACGACACAGGAAAGAGGAGGCTGTCCTGTCCCGACAGGTCGAAAGCTTACAGAAGACCCTGGACTCGAGGCAAACAATGCTCGAGGATCTGCGCATCGAGCTTTCATCTGTTCGTGAGCAGCTTCGTCAGGCTCAGGTGGATTACCAAAGCGAGGTCGACAAGGTTGAGGGACTGGAGGACGAGCTTGAACTTTTGCAAGTTGAGCTTGAGGAACAATCGGAAAAGGCCAGTCGAGACCTGGAGCAGGCCAAACGAGAGTGTGAAAACCTTCGACAGCAGCTTCAGTCAGCCCAAGAATCTGCGGCCACTTCAGTCAGACAATCAAACACCGTATCTCATGAGGTGGCCAGGCATAACTCTGAGCATATACAACGTCTCAAGGACCAACTGGCTGAGTCTACGACAAAGTTCTCAAAGACGACCAAGGAAAAACAACTTCTTCAGGAACAGCTGGCTGGCGTCAACACCGAGTTGTATTCTGTCCGTGCTTCTCTGGCCGAGAGCCAGGCCGAAAGGGAATCTCTTGAGAGCGATTTGAGACTGGCGAAGCAGAGTGGTCAGGATGTCCACGTAGTGAATCAAGAGCTTGTCGACCTTCGCACAACAAAGACAAAGCTTGACAGTGAGGTACGCCGCCTGAGGGAAGAAAACAAGTCGCTTGCTGGTCGTCTTAGGCAGGTCGAGGCTGAGCTTCAGGACGCCAAGCTGCATGGCCAGGATACTGCCCTGCTGGATCAGGAACGCATGGATCTTTTGACGGCAAAGTCTAAGCTGGACGGCGACGTTCGGCGCCTGGGCGACCAAAACAGATCCCTAACCTCGCGTCTTCGGGAAGTTGAGACAGAACTCCGACTTTTGAAGCAACAAGACGATCATACCAAGCAACTTGAGCTGCAGAGAGTGGACATCATCTCTGCCAAGTCCAGGCTCGAGAATGAGTTGAGGCGTGTCAAGGAGGAGAATGTTGTTCTCACCAGCGAAAAGGCCGAGATCGAAAATGAACTGGTGCGCGTCTCCAAAAACCAGGGCGAAGACACTTTGGATCTCAACTTTGAGCGGATTACCCTTCGAACTGCCAAGAATAAGCTTGAAACCGAGCTACGGTGTCTCAAGGAGAAAAACAGGCAGCTCGAGGAGTCTCTACTTGAGCTCGAGAGACAATTGGATGAGGAGAACGAGAGGGCAGCCCAGGAGGAGGAGCGACTTACCCACGAGATCCTCGAGCTCCAAGCCAAGCTCCGCCAGTCAACTGACACCCAGGCCCAGACAGCTTCTCGACGGAAGATACGCGAGCTTGAACGGCGCATAGACAACTACGAGGCCCGGCTGGCCATCACTACAAACATTGTTGATGTCGAAGGCAACAGCGATCTTTCTATACTGCGGCGCGACATCACCACCGCCCGCCAAAAAGAGCGGGACTTTGCCGAGCGTGAGGCAGCCCACAAGAGCACCGTTCGCGACCTCAAGCGTCAGATCTCGGATCTGGAGCGCGTTGTGCATGAGGCCGAGATGCAGCGCCTGCTGGCCTCGCCTGCGGATGCCCGTACGCCTTCGACACGCAAGTCGGAACTGGCACAACTCCGCCACCAGCTCACCCTGGCTCACCAAGTCGGGCAGGATCTCAAGCAGGCACTCCGGGAGGCGGAGCGTGACGCGGATGCCGTCAAGGACGAGCTTCAGGCACGCATTGGGGATCTTGAAGATCAAGCGGCTTCATTGGAGCAGCAGCTGGACGATGCCCGAGCTGCAGCCGAGGAAGCAGCCGCAGCCAGCGAAACAGCTTTGGTCAAGTACAGAGGAAAGGTCGAGCGATACAGGCGTGAACGGGATCAATATGCCGCTGCATTGGAAGAGATGCAACATACAGACCATGGCAGCGCCCTGACGGCGCGAACCGACGTCAGCAACGAGGAACGACGAGACCTTCACGGAATGCTTCGCAAGGCGCAAATCGAGGCCGACTCTTTTGAGCGCGAGGTGCGGGAACACAAGGCCCTGGCTGAGGAGCTGTCCAAGGCGCAAGAAACCCTCTGTCTGAAGCTGGAGCGCGTCCGGGGCGAAAGGGCTGTCTACCGCAAAGAGGCCGAGCGGATGCGCCGGGACCTGCGGGCCGTAGAGCTCAGCAATGCCGAACTAGTCAGAGCCAAGGACGAGGCGGAAGGCGCACTCGTTGCCAACGCCCTGATTCTCGCAAGCAGAGATGCCGCCGCAATTGCACCACCAGCCAACAGCGAAAACAAAGCGGCCGAGACTGTCAAGGAATTCGAACAAGTCGCTGAGAGACAAGAGGCAACTAAGAATCGTGAGGTCCAGGCGCCGGCCCAGAGCAGCGATATCGATGCCAATGCAGTTCTAGAAAAGGCTGAGAAGCAACGAGAGCGCCACCAGCGTGAACTCCGTGGGCTAGTCACGCAGATTGAGTGGATGCAGGCTCGGTGGGAGCGGGAGTCGCGGTTCCGGCTAGATGCAGTGTCAAGCAAGCAATACCTCCAGCACGAACTCAAGGTGGCAAAGGAGTG CAACAAGCTCGACCTCGATATTCTCGGGGAGATCGTCAAAACCATCGATGAACGTCAGATGCCGTCTCGCGCCATGCGCAAGCAGCACGAGATTGATGTGTCGACGCCGATGCGCAAGCTCAAGCACGCGCTCCATGCCGTCCGCTTCACAATCCGCCTCAGGCGGTCCGCCCAGGCCTGGAGCATCCACCTCCAGACGCGGCAGCGCCTGCAGGAGGCGCTGGACAAGGTTCAAAAGGCCAGCCGCATGCGAAAGATGCGCGACGAGTGGCGCGCCCAGGTCTACGCCAAGCTCGACGCCGACCGCGAGGCGGCCGGACTACCCCCCGCCATCCGTCCCAAGGACGCGACCATAACCACAGTGCTGAGCGTCGAGTTTTGA
- a CDS encoding metacaspase-1, producing the protein MSGYPGQGYHGAYSGPPPGQYPQHYGYAPPNGYGHPSPSPGYGYHQPPPPPQNYGGYNQPPPQQYGYNQQSHYGRQFPPSGPPSYGNAPPPPSAPQNFGHGAPQNYHYQYSQCTGKRKALMIGINYFGQRGQLRGCINDVRNMSTYLIENYGYKREDMVLLTDDQQNPMSQPTKQNLLRAMHWLVKDARPNDSLFFHYSGHGGQTKDLDGDEEDGYDEVIYPVDFRQTGHITDDEMHRIMVMPLQPGVRLTAIFDSCHSGTALDLPYIYSTQGVLKEPNLAKEAGMGLLDAMQAYSRGDMGGVASNIIGFFKKATNGEEARNITLATKTSPADVIMFSGSKDDQTSADAAIASQYTGAMSWAFITALKKNPQQSYVQLLNSIRDELATKYTQKPQLSCSHPLNTDLRFIL; encoded by the exons ATGTCTGGATACCCGGGTCAGGGCTACCACGGGGCGTATTCAGGCCCACCCCCGGGCCAGTATCCTCAACACTATGGCTA TGCTCCCCCCAATGGTTATGGTCACCCATCTCCCAGTCCTGGGTACGGATATCATcaaccaccgccaccaccgcagAACTATGGCGGCTATAATCAG CCACCACCCCAACAGTATGGTTACAACCAGCAGTCGCACTATGGTCGTCAAT TCCCTCCCTCCGGCCCGCCCTCGTACGGAAACGCGCCTCCACCGCCATCGGCTCCCCAGAATTTCGGACACGGCGCCCCGCAGAACTACCACTATCAGTATTCGCAATGCACCGGAAAGAGGAAAGCATTGATGATTGGCATCAACTACTTTGGCCAGCGAGGCCAGCTCCGAGGCTGCATCAACGATGTCCGGAACATGTCGACCTACCTGATCGAAAACTACGGCTACAAACGCGAGGACATGGTTCTCCTGACCGATGACCAGCAGAACCCCATGAGCCAGCCGACCAAGCAGAACCTCCTGCGCGCGATGCATTGGCTAGTAAAGGATGCAAGACCAAACGATTCACTCTTCTTTCACTACTCCG GTCACGGTGGGCAAACAAAAGACCTCGAcggagacgaagaagacgGCTACGACGAAGTTATTTACCCGGTCGATTTCCGACAAACGGGCCACATCACGGATGACGAAATGCATCGAATCATGGTGATGCCTCTGCAGCCGGGAGTGCGTCTCACGGCCATCTTCGACTCCTGCCATTCGGGAACCGCCCTAGATTTGCCGTACATATATTCGACCCAGGGCGTCCTCAAGGAGCCCAACTTGGCAAAGGAGGCCGGCATGGGCCTCCTGGACGCCATGCAAGCCTACAGCCGTGGAGATATGGGCGGAGTTGCCAGCAACATTATTGGGTTTTTCAAAAAGGCCACCAACGGCGAGGAGGCCCGTAACATTACGTTGGCGACCAAGACGTCTCCTGCCGACGTAATCATGTTTTCGGGGAGTAAAGACGACCAGACATC TGCCGACGCGGCCATAGCATCACAGTACACGGGCGCCATGTCATGGGCTTTCATAACAGCATTAAAGAAGAACCCCCAACAAAGCTACGTCCAGTTGCTAAACAGCATCCGAGACGAGCTGgcaacaaaatatacgcagaAGCCACAACTGTCGTGCAGCCATCCTCTGA ACACGGATCTAAGGTTCATCTTGTAA